The following nucleotide sequence is from Solidesulfovibrio carbinolicus.
GTGGCCCCCATCGAGGCCGCCCGACGGGCCGATCTGCACAACATGCTGACCTCGGCCTCGGTTATCCTCATCGTGGGCCTGGGCGGCGTGCTTGGGCTGTTCTGGGCCCAGAGCTACCGGGCCCAGCGCAAGGCCCTGCGCCAGACCACGGCTTTGGCCTCGGAAGTGGTGGCGGCCATGCCGGCCGGGCTTATCCTTATCGGCCCGGACGACAAGGTGGCCATGGCCAACGGCGCGGCCGAACAGTTGGCCGGCGTCGCTCCGGGCGGGTTGGTCGGCCGCGAGGCCGCCTCGGTCCTGCCCTGGGAAGAGCTGCGCCGGCCAGCCGCCGACGAGCGCGAAATGGACATGTCCCTGGCCGGCGGACCGGTGGTTGCCTTGGGCGTATCGGTCTCGGCCGTGCGCACCGAGGAGGGCACGCCGGTGGGGTCGCTTGTGGTGCTGCGCGACCTGCGCGAGGTGCGCCGGCTGGAAGCCGAGGTGCGCCGCCGCGAAAAGCTTGCCGCCGTGGGCAATCTGGCCGCCGGCGTGGCCCATGAGATCCGCAATCCGCTCAGTTCCATCCGGGGCTATGCAGCCTACTTCGGCGGCAAGTTCGCCCCGGGCAGCGAGGACAGGCAAGCCGCCGAGATCATGGTGCGCGAGGTGGACCGGCTTAACCGCGTCATCTCGGAACTCATCGAATTTTCCCGGCCCTCGGACATCCAGCGCCGGCCGGTGCGTCTGGCCGATCTGGCCGGCCACGCCGCCCGCCTTATCCGCCCGGACGCCCTGGCCCGGGGCGTGGAAATCGCTGTGGAGGACACGCCGGGCGCGCCAGACATCCCGGCCGACCCTGACCGGCTGGCCCAGGCGGTGCTCAACCTGTGTTTGAACGCCGTCCAGGCCATGGACGCGGGCGGAACCCTGGGCCTTCGCACCGGACTGGCCCCGGACGGCCGGGCCTATCTCGAAGTCACGGACACCGGCCGGGGCATCGACCCGGCCGATCGCGACCGGATTTTTGATCCTTATTACACCACCAAGGCCCGGGGCACGGGCCTTGGCCTGCCCATCGCCCACAAGATCGTGGCCGCCCACGGCGGCGAGATCCGGCTGACGCCGCGCCCCGAGGGCGGCACCTCGGCCATGGTGCTGTTGCCGGTCACGGGCGGCGAAGGGGCCGATAAGGAGGAAGACGATGCGGGCTGAGTTGCTGGTCGTTGACGACGACGCCGGACATTTGTCCATGCTGCGCACGGTGCTCGCCGGCTGGGGCTACGGCGTGACCGGGGCCACGGACGGGGCCGAGGCCGTGGAACTGGTGCGTAGCCGCCCCTTTGACGCGGTGCTGCTCGACGTGCGCATGGCCGGCATGGGCGGCATGGAGGCCCTGTCGCTTATAAAAGAATACAATCCGGCCGTGCCGGTGCTCATCATGACGGCCTATTCGTCGGTG
It contains:
- a CDS encoding ATP-binding protein, encoding MVDFYPGAPGRAQGPGVRQIIKRWSFRGGASPLLLLGAAGILAAVVAAMAAMDLGREKQYMTQLLLEKGAALIKAFEAGARTGMRGGFGADIRLQHLIEETANQPGIFAIAVTDEDGRILAHSDASRIGQALFDPPVMAELAPDAAEKWRLAVEEEAGRESFLVYRRFVPSSPGRGPHGLRAHPPAGEREFLCTEDCDAKGVRRPLRGVPLIIFVALDVAPIEAARRADLHNMLTSASVILIVGLGGVLGLFWAQSYRAQRKALRQTTALASEVVAAMPAGLILIGPDDKVAMANGAAEQLAGVAPGGLVGREAASVLPWEELRRPAADEREMDMSLAGGPVVALGVSVSAVRTEEGTPVGSLVVLRDLREVRRLEAEVRRREKLAAVGNLAAGVAHEIRNPLSSIRGYAAYFGGKFAPGSEDRQAAEIMVREVDRLNRVISELIEFSRPSDIQRRPVRLADLAGHAARLIRPDALARGVEIAVEDTPGAPDIPADPDRLAQAVLNLCLNAVQAMDAGGTLGLRTGLAPDGRAYLEVTDTGRGIDPADRDRIFDPYYTTKARGTGLGLPIAHKIVAAHGGEIRLTPRPEGGTSAMVLLPVTGGEGADKEEDDAG